The Triticum aestivum cultivar Chinese Spring chromosome 3A, IWGSC CS RefSeq v2.1, whole genome shotgun sequence genome includes a region encoding these proteins:
- the LOC123061598 gene encoding uncharacterized protein — MGAGGKGWPETASRGVRTAWFMVVMVASLLVASAPVVVAAGDVAVTLWLEARLGCPRCRGLRDHLRGYAFRSSLVDIPLLSVLRSFAITCVYLVCDTSGLSHGPYLGTTTFCSLASLLILLMKACVYSPAQDIGPELSPSLADHRLNMKKLWGMPALFLSSLIFALGHFVVAYRTSCRARRKLLIHRIDPESILAYKNAFPGCYKVPRSPTPHSAKLYSRSESETKRKTLVHDDRDIPISFLADSDSMFTACQGITVHYKMSDPSSCIPPAPELFPETNHDAVSSSISPRRQRHESPPTASSSTRRLLHRSFSHQYHQTSLYAPLLVEPLTSPTVSDGIPFLSLDDDSLQVCSRPMGFDLEAGEHGKFAVVLVHGFGGGVFAWRHVSNLLARQVGCTVLAFDRPGWGLTSRPRRKDWEDKNLPNPYELESQVDLLISFCLDMGLGSVILVGHDDGGLLALRTAEKLRASGDSRKVEVKGVVLIGVSLSREVIPAFARILLHTPLRKKHMVRPLLRTEITQVINRRAWFDATKLTTDVLNLYKAPLYVEGWDEALHEVGRLSFSTVLSSKRATELLRSVEDLPVLVVAGSEDALVSLKSAQTMASELVNSRLVTISGCGHLPHEECANALLSALSPFISKLVSSDDSLQRL; from the exons ATGGGGGCGGGCGGGAAGGGCTGGCCGGAGACGGCGAGCCGCGGGGTGAGGACGGCCTGGTTCATGGTGGTCATGGTGGCGTCGCTGCTCGTCGCGTCGGCGCCCGTCGTGGTGGCCGCCGGCGACGTGGCCGTCACGCTCTGGCTCGAGGCGCGCCTCGGCTGCCCGCGCTGCCGcggcctccgggaccacctccggGGGTACGCCTTCCGGAGCTCGCTCGTGGACATACCGCTCCTCTCCGTCCTTCGCTCCTTCGCCATCACCT GCGTATACCTCGTGTGTGATACTTCTGGTCTCTCTCACGGCCCGTACCTTGGAACCACAACCTTCTGTTCCTTGGCTTCGCTGCTCATCTTGCTCATGAAGGCCTGCGTTTACAGTCCAGCTCAGGACATTGGGCCTGAGCTCTCGCCGTCATTGGCGGACCACAGGCTAAATATGAAGAAGCTATGGGGAATGCCTGCGCTTTTCCTGTCATCCTTGATCTTTGCTCTCGGCCATTTTGTTGTCGCTTACAGAACGAGCTGCAGGGCTCGACGAAAGCTGCTCATCCATCGCATTGACCCTGAATCG ATTCTGGCTTACAAGAATGCCTTTCCTGGATGCTACAAGGTTCCTCGGTCGCCCACTCCGCACAGTGCGAAACTTTATTCAAGGAGCGAGAGCGAGACAAAGAGAAAAACTCTTGTGCACGATGACAGGGATATTCCAATCAGTTTTCTTGCTGATAGTGATAGCATGTTCACTGCTTGCCAGGGGATCACTGTACACTACAAAATGTCTGATCCATCAAGTTGCATACCTCCAGCTCCTGAATTGTTTCCAGAAACTAATCATGATGCTGTTTCGTCAAGCATTTCTCCTAGAAGACAGAGGCATGAGAGCCCACCAACAGCTTCCTCGAGTACCCGTCGTCTTTTGCATAGGAGCTTTAGTCATCAGTACCACCAAACATCGTTATATGCACCATTGTTGGTAGAACCGCTGACCTCTCCAACGGTGTCAGATGGCATCCCCTTTCTCAGTCTCGACGACGACAGCTTACAGGTGTGTTCGAGACCTATGGGCTTTGATCTCGAGGCTGGAGAGCACGGGAAATTTGCTGTTGTTTTGGTCCATGGGTTTGGAGGGGGAGTATTTGCATGGAGACATGTTAGTAATTTGCTTGCTCGACAAGTGGGTTGCACTGTGCTGGCCTTTGATCGCCCTGGATGGGGGTTAACATCTCGACCTCGCAGAAAGGACTGGGAAGACAAGAATTTGCCAAACCCGTACGAGCTTGAGTCACAG GTTGATCTTCTGATTTCATTTTGCTTAGACATGGGCTTGGGCTCGGTCATTTTAGTTGGTCATGATGATGGCGGCTTGCTGGCACTGAGGACCGCAGAAAAGTTACGTGCTTCTGGAGATTCTAGGAAG GTTGAAGTGAAGGGAGTTGTTCTTATAGGCGTAAGCTTATCAAGAGAAGTGATTCCTGCATTTGCTCGTATACTCCTGCATACTCCTCTGAGGAAAAAGCACATGGTGCGCCCACTTCTACGTACTGAAATCACTCAGGTGATCAATCGACGAGCATGGTTTGATGCTACCAAGTTGACAACAGATGTTCTTAATCTTTACAAG GCTCCACTATATGTCGAGGGCTGGGACGAAGCACTCCATGAAGTAGGCCGTCTTTCATTTTCCACCGTCCTATCATCAAAAAGAGCAACGGAACTACTAAGATCGGTGGAAGACCTCCCTGTTTTGGTGGTAGCAGGCTCTGAGGATGCTCTTGTTTCTCTGAAGTCAGCACAAACTATGGCTTCAGAACTTGTAAATTCT AGGCTAGTAACTATATCAGGATGTGGTCATCTGCCACACGAAGAATGTGCCAATGCATTGCTCTCAGCTCTTTCTCCGTTCATCTCAAAATTGGTATCATCAGATGATTCATTGCAAAGATTGTAG
- the LOC542848 gene encoding potassium channel AKT1 has product MSSRSGAARMRACGPWGEGGSGVVGDAHALEREMSRDGSHYSLSSGILPSLGARSNRRVKLRRFIISPYDRRYRLWETFLIVLVVYSAWVSPFEFGFIRIPTGGLAATDNAVNAIFAVDIILTFFVAYLDRLTYLLEDDPKRIAWRYATSWLVLDVASTIPSEIARRMLPSKLRSYGFFNMLRLWRLRRVSSLFARLEKDRHFNYFWVRCAKLICVTLFAVHCAACFYYLLADRYPDPKETWIGNTMPDFHSKGLWIRYVTSVYWSITTLTTVGYGDYHAENIREMIFNIFYMFFNLGLTAYLIGNMTNLVVHGTSRTRKYRDTIQAATSFALRNQLPPRLQDQMISHLSLKFRTDSEGLQQQETLDALPKAIRSSISQYLFLNLVQNIYLFQGVSNDLIFQLVSEMKAEYFPPREDVILQNEAPTDFYILVSGSVELVEVPNGAEHGAEQVVGVAKSGEVIGEIGVLCYRPQLFTVRTRSLCQLLRMNRTAFLSIVQSNVGDGTIIMNNLIQLLKEQTDGVMVGVLKEIESMLARGRLDLPITLCFAVTRGDDHLLHQLLKRNLDPNESDQDGRTALHIAASKGNEQCVKLLLEYGADPNARDSEGKVPLWEAVYAKHDTVVQLLVKGGAELSSGDTSLYACTAVEQNNIELLKQILKHVIDVNRPSKDGNIPLHRAVCDGNVEMVELLLRHGADIDKQDSNGWTPRALAEQQGHEEIQNLFRSVIAPRKYTSNGRVTPMLLGRFSSDPSMQKVIHEDVEQQPSKVLPQRRKVSFHNSLFGVISSAHPRRETDHLLSRGLAATGGPTYPQAHHNPLIRVTISCPEMGNTAGKLVILPGSIKELLQLGAKKFDMMPTKVLTIEGAEVDEVELIRDGDHLVLASDDWVPDDTQIRGKN; this is encoded by the exons ATGTCGTCGAGGTCCGGGGCCGCCAGGATGCGAGCGTGCGGGCCGTGGGGCGAGGGCGGCAGCGGCGTCGTCGGGGACGCGCACGCGCTCGAGAGGGAGATGTCGCGGGACGGCAGCCACTACAGCCTCTCCAGCGGCATCCTGCCGTCCCTCGGCGCGCGGAGCAACCGCCGCGTCAAGCTTCGCCGCTTCATCATCTCGCCCTACGACCGCCGATACAG ATTGTGGGAGACTTTCCTCATAGTTCTCGTGGTCTACTCTGCGTGGGTCTCCCCATTCGAATTTGGCTTCATTCGGATTCCTACGGGAGGCCTAGCTGCGACGGATAATGCCGTGAATGCAATCTTCGCAGTTGACATCATCCTGACCTTCTTTGTAGCTTACTTGGACAGACTGACCTATTTGCTGGAAGATGATCCAAAGAGGATTGCTTGGCGTTATGCTACCAGCTGGTTGGTTCTTGACGTTGCCTCCACCATCCCATCAGAAATTGCTCGCAGGATGCTACCTTCAAAGCTCAGATCATATGGATTCTTCAACATGCTTCGTCTATGGCGTCTCCGGAGAGTCAGCTCTCTCTTTGCTAG ATTGGAGAAGGATAGACACTTCAATTACTTCTGGGTTCGATGTGCAAAGCTCATTTGT GTCACACTTTTTGCCGTGCACTGTGCAGCATGCTTCTACTATCTCCTTGCTGATAGGTACCCGGACCCAAAGGAAACATGGATTGGCAATACCATGCCAGATTTTCATTCCAAGGGCTTGTGGATTCGCTACGTAACATCAGTATATTGGTCAATCACCACACTTACCACTGTGGGTTATGGGGATTATCATGCGGAGAATATAAGGGAGATGATTTTCAACATTTTCTACATGTTCTTTAACCTTGGACTGACTGCTTATTTGATTGGCAACATGACCAACTTGGTTGTCCATGGCACCAGCCGTACTCGAAAATAT CGGGATACAATTCAAGCAGCAACCAGCTTTGCACTTAGGAATCAGCTACCACCTCGGTTGCAAGATCAGATGATATCACATCTTAGCTTAAAGTTCAGGACAGATTCTGAAGGTCTTCAACAACAAGAGACACTTGATGCGCTGCCTAAGGCTATTAGATCTAGCATTTCACAATATCTGTTTCTCAATCTGGTTCAAAACATTTACTTGTTTCAAGGAGTATCTAATGATCTGATTTTTCAACTG GTTTCGGAGATGAAAGCCGAATATTTTCCACCTAGGGAGGACGTCATTTTGCAGAATGAAGCACCCACTGACTTCTACATTTTAGTTTCTGGTAGTGTG GAATTAGTAGAGGTTCCAAATGGTGCGGAGCATGGTGCAGAACAG GTGGTTGGAGTGGCCAAGTCAGGAGAGGTTATTGGAGAAATTGGGGTTCTTTGCTATAGGCCTCAACTATTCACAGTCCGGACAAGATCCTTATGTCAGCTTCTACGGATGAATCGTACGGCCTTTCTCAGCATTGTTCAATCCAATGTTGGAGATGGAACTATCATAATGAACAACCTTATTCAG TTACTAAAAGAGCAGACAGACGGCGTAATGGTGGGTGTTCTGAAGGAGATCGAGAGCATGCTAGCTCGAGGCCGTCTGGATTTGCCAATTACACTCTGCTTTGCAGTGACTAGAGGAGACGACCATTTGTTGCATCAACTACTTAAGCGTAATTTGGATCCAAATGAGTCAGATCAAGATGGGCGTACGGCACTG CACATAGCTGCTTCCAAAGGAAATGAGCAATGTGTCAAGCTTCTATTAGAATATGGAGCTGATCCAAATGCCAGGG ATTCGGAAGGAAAGGTTCCGCTATGGGAGGCTGTGTATGCGAAGCATGATACGGTTGTGCAGCTGTTAGTCAAGGGCGGTGCAGAACTATCATCTGGGGATACGAGCTTATATGCTTGCACCGCAGTCGAGCAAAACAATATAGAACTGCTCAAGCAGATACTCAAGCATGTCATCGATGTAAACAGGCCATCCAAAGACGGAAACATTCCGCTGCACCGTGCTGTCTGTGACGGGAACGTTGAGATGGTTGAGTTGTTACTGAGACACGGAGCGGACATCGACAAGCAGGACAGCAACGGCTGGACCCCAAGGGCTCTAGCTGAGCAACAAGGCCATGAAGAAATACAAAACCTGTTTAGATCAGTGATAGCACCAAGGAAGTACACATCAAATGGTAGGGTGACACCTATGTTGCTAGGCAGGTTCAGCAGTGATCCCTCGATGCAAAAAGTGATCCATGAAGATGTTGAGCAGCAACCCAGCAAAGTTCTTCCGCAAAGAAGGAAAGTCAGCTTCCACAACTCTCTTTTTGGTGTCATCTCTTCGGCTCATCCGCGCCGGGAGACTGACCATCTGCTCTCAAGAGGTCTTGCGGCAACAGGCGGTCCGACTTATCCTCAGGCCCATCACAACCCACTCATCAGGGTGACAATCAGCTGCCCCGAGATGGGGAACACTGCTGGGAAGCTTGTGATCTTGCCGGGGTCGATAAAGGAGCTTCTTCAACTAGGTGCGAAGAAGTTTGACATGATGCCCACTAAGGTCCTGACAATTGAGGGCGCAGAAGTTGACGAGGTTGAGCTCATCAGAGATGGTGATCACCTTGTTCTCGCCAGTGATGACTGGGTACCAGATGATACGCAAATAAGAGGTAAAAATTAG